From the Streptomyces sp. Sge12 genome, the window GCAGTCGGCGGTCCTGCAAGGGGCCCCGGCGGAGGTCCGGGCCCTGGCCGACACGGCGCTGGCGATGCGGGCGGAGCTGGTGGCGGCCGCGCCGGAGGAACTGCTGCTGCACGGGAACTTCCGGCAGGGCAAGGTGCTGGCGGGCGAGCGGGCGCCCTGGCTGACGGTGGGTCCCGATCCGCTGGTCGGTGAGCGGGCGTACGACCTGGCGCGGCTGGTCCGCGACCGGCTGGAGGACCAGGTGGCGTCCTCGGCGGGGGCGGCGGGGGCCCGGCGCCGGGTGAACAAGCTGGCCGACGCGCTGGACGTGGACCGGGAGCGGCTGCGGGGCTGGACGCTGTTCCGGGCGGTCGAGTCCGGCAACCGCGCGCTGGCCGCGGGGCGGCGCCGGGACGCGGAGCTGCTGCTGGAGTTCGCGGCCTGGTTGTAGGGCATACCGTAGATATCAAGGTATGTCCGGCAGGGGGCCGTCATGGTCGAAGAACTGCTGACAGCGGCGATCGCCACGGGTGTGGCCGCCGTGGTCTACGTGGGCGCCGCGGCCCGGGTGGTGAAGCAGTACGAGCGGGGCCTGGTCTTCCGCTTCGGCAGGCTGCGCGAGGAGGTCCGCGGGCCCGGCTTCACGACGATCGTCCCGTTCGTGGAACGGCTCCGTAAGGTCAACATGCAGATCGTGACGCTGCCGGTGCCCGCGCAGGAGGGCATCACCCGGGACAACGTCACGGTGCGGGTGGACGCGGTCGTGTACTTCAAGGTCGTCGACCCGGCGAGCGCGATCGTGGCGGTGGAGGACTACCGCTTCGCCGTCTCCCAGATGGCGCAGACCTCGCTCAGGTCGATCATCGGAAAGTCCGACCTGGACGATCTGCTGTCCAACCGGGAGATGCTCAACCAGGGCCTCGAGCTGATGATCGACAGCCCGGCGGTGGGCTGGGGCGTGCAGATCGACCGGGTCGAGATCAAGGACGTGTCCCTGCCCGAGACGATGAAGCGGTCGATGGCCCGGCAGGCGGAGGCGGACCGGGAGCGGCGGGCGCGGGTGATCAACGCGGACGCCGAGCTCCAGGCCTCGCACAAGCTCGCGGAGGCGGCGGAGGTCATGTCGGAGCAGCCGGCGGCGCTGCAGTTGCGCCTGCTGCACACGATCGTGGCGGTCGCCGCCGAGAAGAACTCCACGCTGGTGCTGCCGTTCCCGGTGGAGCTGCTGCGCTTTCTCGAGCGCTCGGCGCCTCCGCCTGCGGCGGGCCCCGCGCGGGAGAAACCGGCCCCGGCCGGCCCGGCTTCCGAAGGCCCCGGGCCGGCCGAGGTCGCTGACGCGGACGGGCTCGACGCGGAGGAGCTCGAGGGAGCTCCGGTGCCGGACGCGCTCGGCGCCCCGGTGGACGGGCTGATGCTGGATGCGCCGTCGCCGGAGGAGGAGCGGGAGGGGCTGCGCGAGTAGCCGCTGCGCCTCCCGGGCGCTGCCCGGACCCGCGCCTCAAACGCCGGCGAGGCTGAATCAGCCGGCGTTACGGAATCAGGCGGGCGAGGGCTTCCGGCAGGGAAAGCTCTTCGCGGGTGCCGGACGCGCGGTGCTGGAGTTCGACCACGCCGTCGGCGGAGCGGCGGCCCGCCACCAGGATCCACGGCACGCCGATCAGCTCCGCGTCCGTCAGCTTCACGCCGGGCGACAGGCCGGGCCGGTCGTCCAGCAGGACCCGCAGCCCCGACGCGGCCAGCGCGGCCGCCGCCTCCTCCGCCAGGGCCAGCGGCACGGCCTTGCCCGCCGCCACCACGTGGACGTCGGCCGGGGCCACGGCCGCCGGCCAGCACAGGCCGCGCTCGTCCGCCGTCTGTTCGGCCAGCGCCGCCACCGCCCGGGAGACGCCGATGCCGTACGAGCCCATCGTGACCCGGACCGGCTTGCCCTCGCGGCCGAGGACGTCCAGCCCGAAGGCGTCCGCGTACTTGCGGCCCAGCTGGAAGATGTGCCCGATCTCGATCGCCCGGTCCAGCCGCAGCCCCGCCCCGCAGGACGGGCAGGGGTCGCCCGGCTCCACGACCACGACGTCCACGTACTGGTCCACTTCGAAGTCGCGCCCGCAGACCACGTTCCGGGCGTGCGTGTCCGCCCGGTTGGCCCCCGTCACCCAGGAAGTGCCGGGCGCGACACGGGGGTCGGCCAGGTAGCGGACCTTCTCCAGGCCCTGCGGGCCCACGTAACCGCGGACCAGGTCCGGGCGGCCCACGAAGTCCTCGGCCGTCACCAACTCCACCACCGCCGGGGCCAGGTGCTCGCCCAGCTTGCCGAGGTCCACCTCGCGGTCCCCCGGCACGCCGACGGCCACGATCTCGCCGTCGACCTTGACCAGGAGGTTCTTCAGCGTCGCGGAGGCCGGTACGCCCAGGTGCGCGGCCAGGGTCTCGATCGTCGGGGTGCCGGGGGTGTCCACCTCCTCCAGCGCCGGGTGCTCGGCCGAGACGGGAGCGAGGGCGAAGGTGACGGCCTCCGTGTTCGCCGCGTAGGCGCAGGAGGGGCAGTCCACGAAGGTGTCCTCGCCCGCTTCGGCGGGGGCCAGGAACTCCTCCGACGCCGAGCCGCCCATCGCCCCCGAGACCGCCGACACGATGCGGTGGTCCAGGCCGAGCCGCTCGAAGATGCGGACGTACGCCTCGCGGTGGAGCCGGTAGGACTCCGCGAGGCCCTCGTCGGACACGTCGAAGGAGTACGAGTCCTTCATCTGGAACTCGCGCCCGCGCAGCACCCCGGACCGGGGCCGTGCCTCGTCGCGGTACTTGGTCTGGATCTGGTAGAGCATGACCGGCAGGTCCTTGTACGAGGTGCACTGGTCCTTCACCACCAGGGTGAAGATCTCCTCGTGGGTCGGCCCGAGCAGGTAGTCCGCGCCCTTGCGGTCCTTGAGCCGGAACAGCAGGTCCCCGTACTCCGACCAGCGTCCGCTGACCTCGTACGGCTCCTTCGGCAGCAGCGCCGGGAGCAGCACCTCCTGGGCCCCGATCGCGTCCATCTCCTCGCGGACGATGCGCGAGACGTTGTCCAGGACCCGCTTGCCGAGCGGCAGCCACGTCCACACCCCGGCGGAACTGCGCCGGACGTAGCCGGCGCGGACCAGCAGCCGGTGGCTGAGGGTTTCGGCGTCGGCCGGGTCCTCGCGGAGGGTCTTGGCCATCAGACGGGACATGCGCTGCACGTGTTGCGTAGACATGCCGGGAGGTTACCGGGGGCGCCGCCGCCCGCGGTACTCGTTTCGGTGCCTGGACCCCCAGGTCAGGGCCTGGTCAGCGGCAGGGTGGCGCCCATGACGGCGTACGGGAGGCTCGCGCTCGGGAAGTGGACCTGGCGGGCGAGGTCGGCGTAGCCGAGGGCCCGGTAGAGGCCGCGGGCGGGGCTCTCGGTGTCGATGGCGGAGAGGATCGAGCGGGACTCGTCGGCGGCGTCGGTGATGTCGGTGATCAGCGCGCGGCCGATGCCGTTTCCCTGGAATCCGGGGTGCACGTGCAGTTCGGTGATCACGAAGGAGCCGTCGAGCCAGTGCTCGTGCCCGCCGGCCCGCAGATAGGGCTCGACGACGGTGGACCACCAGTGCGTACGGTCGTTGGGCATCCCGTACACGAAGCCGGTGAGCGCCCCGTCCTCGGCGAAGGCCCCGAGGGCGCGGGCTCCGCGGCAGGTCATGTGGCGCTGGACGATGTAGCGCCGGATGCCGACCTCTTCCTCGCTCAGGCCGAAGGCGACGGCCTGCACGCGCAGGGCCTCGTCCACGCGGGCGGCGAGGTCGAGGGGACCGATGCGGACTCCGGAAGGCAGCATGCGGCGACCTTACTCGGCGGTACCGGGGCGCCGGAATGCCACTGCCGAGACTGCCGGGGTCGGTGGCCCGCCTTTCGGATCGGGTCGGGCCCGGTTCAGAACAGGACGCTCATGAAGGCGCCGACCTCACGGAAGCCGACGCGCTTGTAGGCCGCCCGCGCGGCGGCGTTGAAGTCGTTCACGTAGAGGCTGACGACGGGCGCCACGTCCCGCAGCGCGTACGCCACGACGGCGGCCATCCCGGTCTCCGAGTGGCCGAGGCCGCGGAACTCGGGGTCCACCCACACGCCCTGGATCTGGCAGGCGCGGGCGGTGGCGGCGCCGATCTCGGCCTTGAAGACGACCTTGCCGTCGTCGACGCGGGCGAAGGACCGGCCGCCGGCGACGAGTTCGGCGACGCGGGCCTGGTAGAGCAGCCCGCCGTCACCGGCCATCGGCGAGATGCCGACCTCCTCGGTGAACATGGCCACGCAGGCGGGCATGATCAGCTCCATCTCGTCCTTGCGGATCCGGCGGACCTGCGGGTCGGCCTCGACCGTGGTGGACGGGCGCTCGATGACCATGAGCGGCTGGTGGGAGCGGACCTCGCGGGCGGGGCCCCAGCTGGGCTCCAGGAGCTGCCACAGCAGCCGGGTGGCCTCGGCGGGGCCGACGATGGAGGAACAGCGGCGGCCGGTGCGGCGGGCCCGGTCGGCGAAGGCGCGTACGGCGTCGGGCCCTGCGCAGACGGGGACCAGGTTGGCGCCCGCGTAGCAGAGCGAGCGGAGCTCGCCGTCGGCGTACCAGCCCCACATCTCGCCGCCCAGGCGCCACGGGTCGAGTCCGGCGACCTGGACCCGTGAAGTGACGAAGGCGTTCTCGACCGGCTCGCGTCCGAGGATTTCCATCGCGGCGTCGAGATCACTGGGCTCAAGGACCCGGGTGGTGGTCTGCGTCAACACTGGGGCCTCACCATGCAAGTCTGCTGATCTCCGCACTGTACCCGGCGGCGCCCGGGGATGCCGTGTCCGCGGTCACGAAACAGCCCCGGACCGCCCCCGAACTGCGGGAACGGCACCGGGGCCACGAGCGGGACGAGCGAGCGGGCCGAGCCCGAAGGACTCAGACGCCGATGGCGACGGTGGGCTCGCCGCTCATCACGCCGTCCTTCTCCATCTGCTCGGCGATCTTCATCGCCTCTTCGATGAGGGTCTCCACGATCTTCGACTCGGGGACGGTCTTGATGACCTCGCCCTTGACGAAGATCTGGCCCTTGCCGTTGCCGGAGGCGACGCCGAGGTCGGCCTCACGGGCCTCGCCGGGGCCGTTGACGACGCAGCCCATGACCGCGACGCGCAGCGGGACCTCCATGCCCTCCAGGCCCGCCGTGACCTCCTCGGCCAGCTTGTAGACGTCGACCTGGGCGCGGCCGCAGGAGGGGCAGGAGACGATCTCCAGGCGGCGCGGCTTGAGGTTCAGCGATTCCAGGATCTGGATGCCGACCTTGACTTCCTCCGCCGGCGGGGCGGAGAGGGAGACGCGGATGGTGTCGCCGATGCCCTCGGAGAGCAGCGCGCCGAAGGCGACGGCGGACTTGATCGTGCCCTGGAAGGCGGGGCCGGCCTCGGTGACGCCCAGGTGCAGCGGGTAGTCGCAGGCGGCGGCGAGCTGGCGGTAGGCGTTGACCATGACGACCGGGTCGTTGTGCTTGACCGAGATCTTGATGTCGCCGAAGCCGTGCTCCTCGAAGAGGGAGGCCTCCCAGAGCGCGGACTCGACCAGCGCTTCGGGGGTGGCCTTGCCGTACTTCTTCAGGAGTCGGGCGTCGAGGGAGCCGGCGTTCACACCGATGCGGATCGGGGTGCGCGTCTCGTTCGCGGCCTTCGCGATCTCCTTGACCTTGTCGTCGAACTGCTTGATGTTGCCCGGGTTGACCCGGACCGCGGCGCAGCCGGCGTCGATCGCGGCGAACACGTACTTCGGCTGGAAGTGGATGTCGGCGATGACCGGGATCTGCGACTTCTTCGCGAT encodes:
- a CDS encoding GNAT family N-acetyltransferase → MLPSGVRIGPLDLAARVDEALRVQAVAFGLSEEEVGIRRYIVQRHMTCRGARALGAFAEDGALTGFVYGMPNDRTHWWSTVVEPYLRAGGHEHWLDGSFVITELHVHPGFQGNGIGRALITDITDAADESRSILSAIDTESPARGLYRALGYADLARQVHFPSASLPYAVMGATLPLTRP
- the ispG gene encoding flavodoxin-dependent (E)-4-hydroxy-3-methylbut-2-enyl-diphosphate synthase, yielding MTAISLGMPAVPTKLADRRVSRKIQVGKVAVGGDAQISVQSMTTTRTSDIGATLQQIAELTASGCDIVRVACPTQDDADALAVIAKKSQIPVIADIHFQPKYVFAAIDAGCAAVRVNPGNIKQFDDKVKEIAKAANETRTPIRIGVNAGSLDARLLKKYGKATPEALVESALWEASLFEEHGFGDIKISVKHNDPVVMVNAYRQLAAACDYPLHLGVTEAGPAFQGTIKSAVAFGALLSEGIGDTIRVSLSAPPAEEVKVGIQILESLNLKPRRLEIVSCPSCGRAQVDVYKLAEEVTAGLEGMEVPLRVAVMGCVVNGPGEAREADLGVASGNGKGQIFVKGEVIKTVPESKIVETLIEEAMKIAEQMEKDGVMSGEPTVAIGV
- a CDS encoding GNAT family N-acetyltransferase, which produces MTQTTTRVLEPSDLDAAMEILGREPVENAFVTSRVQVAGLDPWRLGGEMWGWYADGELRSLCYAGANLVPVCAGPDAVRAFADRARRTGRRCSSIVGPAEATRLLWQLLEPSWGPAREVRSHQPLMVIERPSTTVEADPQVRRIRKDEMELIMPACVAMFTEEVGISPMAGDGGLLYQARVAELVAGGRSFARVDDGKVVFKAEIGAATARACQIQGVWVDPEFRGLGHSETGMAAVVAYALRDVAPVVSLYVNDFNAAARAAYKRVGFREVGAFMSVLF
- a CDS encoding proline--tRNA ligase, yielding MSTQHVQRMSRLMAKTLREDPADAETLSHRLLVRAGYVRRSSAGVWTWLPLGKRVLDNVSRIVREEMDAIGAQEVLLPALLPKEPYEVSGRWSEYGDLLFRLKDRKGADYLLGPTHEEIFTLVVKDQCTSYKDLPVMLYQIQTKYRDEARPRSGVLRGREFQMKDSYSFDVSDEGLAESYRLHREAYVRIFERLGLDHRIVSAVSGAMGGSASEEFLAPAEAGEDTFVDCPSCAYAANTEAVTFALAPVSAEHPALEEVDTPGTPTIETLAAHLGVPASATLKNLLVKVDGEIVAVGVPGDREVDLGKLGEHLAPAVVELVTAEDFVGRPDLVRGYVGPQGLEKVRYLADPRVAPGTSWVTGANRADTHARNVVCGRDFEVDQYVDVVVVEPGDPCPSCGAGLRLDRAIEIGHIFQLGRKYADAFGLDVLGREGKPVRVTMGSYGIGVSRAVAALAEQTADERGLCWPAAVAPADVHVVAAGKAVPLALAEEAAAALAASGLRVLLDDRPGLSPGVKLTDAELIGVPWILVAGRRSADGVVELQHRASGTREELSLPEALARLIP
- a CDS encoding slipin family protein, which produces MVEELLTAAIATGVAAVVYVGAAARVVKQYERGLVFRFGRLREEVRGPGFTTIVPFVERLRKVNMQIVTLPVPAQEGITRDNVTVRVDAVVYFKVVDPASAIVAVEDYRFAVSQMAQTSLRSIIGKSDLDDLLSNREMLNQGLELMIDSPAVGWGVQIDRVEIKDVSLPETMKRSMARQAEADRERRARVINADAELQASHKLAEAAEVMSEQPAALQLRLLHTIVAVAAEKNSTLVLPFPVELLRFLERSAPPPAAGPAREKPAPAGPASEGPGPAEVADADGLDAEELEGAPVPDALGAPVDGLMLDAPSPEEEREGLRE